The genomic window AGTACAGAACATGATACCATGGGAAATATTAATTCGTATCGGATCCTATACTAGAGTAGGTAGAGCTgtagtatagaatatgatacccAAAAGTTAGTTTGATAGATAAACATagtttgtgcaaaacaagcatgtgaatGTTCCCTGTCCAAAACCACCATATTCCTGTAAGAATGTTGGGGTGGTAATGAAGTGGACCTTATCAATATTGTTATGGTAGGCCTATCTGGATTTAGACTACTCCCACTGTAATTTTtgagaaaccagtaggaattatgAAACACtcttttcagggtaaatagacATCTTTATTGTTCAAAAAActacattcagatttttttatggaaaagctGTAATGTTAGAAATTTACTCATTTTTACTTATAGGCCTGATTGGCACCTAGTAGTTAAGTAGAGTTTTTTTAGAGGTGttcttttttgaaaaatattatagtaaaatatttaaaatggtaATTTTGAGTTCCTCTCATAGTTGATAATTCTGTAACACAGCCTTTTGATATTTTATGCAGTTTACCACTtttaacagttggttaggttacaatgttacatttaaaatacaaatgattGTTTATGATAGCTACAATAAACATTCTGTTAATTAGTGTAAACAGTTTGTCATGCTTGGTAGTTACATTAACTGGTTAGCAGCATTTTTTATCCTAGGGAGAAAAGTGCTCTTCCAAAATGACACATTTTgtccaaaaaacatttttttttttttgcttaaaattgtTGATGTGGTATAGGTTGAAATTAAACCCCGCAAAGACCAAACTGTTTAGTCTATGTCTGAATTTACACCAAGCAATATCTTGTAGCACATTACTTATGGTTCTATGTCAAAAAAGTTATTGTATatgataaatttgtaatatatccTAAATAATGTTTCATTATTATTGGTTGTTGATTTTTAGATTACTTTAATTACAAAACCATATTgagtccacaattttttttttcaaaacccacATAAGACTTTAGTCAGTTATTCCATTCAAAGATGCTTGTAATGGAGTAAGTTTTCTCATTGTTCCCTTGCCCCTTAGTCCACTGCTGTTCCATCAATTGTGTTCACATTACAgtcaaatatatatgtatttactaattgTAATGTACAGAAATATGTTTCAGCATCGTGATACCAAGGAAGACCACCCAGATGTTGTATTTGAATTCACGGAAGCTAACAAGAAGGTAGGCTGAATGGTGCTGATGAATGACTTATTCCCAAatattttggtgtattttttgtagtttgtttTGAGAGAGGAATTCGGGCATTGCAATTAAAAAATTGGTACCATTCATGATTACCTTTACTAAGAGTGGTCAGGTTCTGTTATCTTGGAGGAAATGATTCACAATGTTTTTTGTCCTCATTATAACATGTCTTACCAACTTATGTAATCAATACACTTATACATAATAACAACAAAACTtttgatattgtgttgagttgtACATTATTCATATTAgctgtgaacattttttttgtatttaagtaattatttataagtatttttaagtataattaatattttataaattgtatgaaattagttaATGTTATAGCACCTAAATATATTGAAAACCATGTGTACTGATTGCTTCATTTTCACTACATTTAAAGTGCTCATTTTCTTTTTTCTCTCATGAGAGACTTTGCTATTTTATATTAGAACATCCACCCATATGTTGGTGGAAGTCAAGCTGTACTGCTAATTATGTTCCTAGAGTATTTTTGTTTAAGACCTTGTGTACAAATCATTTCATTAAGAAGGAATACAATGCATGTATGTGGCACAGAAATTATTTCCCATTGCCACGGTGATTGAGTATTCAGACCACTCGCCCTCCGCTAAGGCAGTCAGGGTTTTTTTCTCCACAGGGTTACACACTGATTTTTCACTAGTTGCTGTAAGTTGGTGGGTTTCCTCGGGATGCTCCTGTTTCCCCCGTCCCATTCATTCTGTCGTGGACCCGTTCTCACCTCGTCTCCCCATGCAGTTCATAATGACCCGATGTAGATGAGTCTAGGGTTCCATGCGTTGCAGCGGGCGGACGCGATAGTGTCAATCTACCCGGAAGGCCACCAGAGGGCGGCGGTGATACCGCTGCTGGACTTGGCCCAGAGGCAGCACGGCTGGCTGCCGATAGCGGCCATGCACAAGGTGGCCGAGATGCTGAACATGCCCCGCATGAGGGTGTACGAGGTCGCTACCTTCTATACCATGTTCAACAGGTGATCTCCCTCTTCTCCAGACATCTCGCTCACCACGCTTCTATTGGTGATCATGGACTTCCTTTTATAGATTTGCCGTGGTAAAGTCTAAACAATATAAACTGCACTGCAATGTgctaaaaattaacataaaatggTCAAAGTTAACAGTTAACGAAAACATGAATTTCCCAGATTATATGCGGTGCGATACAAACAGATATTTCTGCAGAGAATGTTAAACTAAGGTGTTTGTGCTTGTGCTAGATACCAGTACTGTGTACGCTGTGTGATCACGAACTGCACTGCAGTGACTGAGTGGTTGGCCGTCGTCGTGGCAGCTGCGACGGGGACTTGTGTGCAGGAAGCCGATGGGAAAGTACCACGTGCAAGTGTGCACCACCACGCCCTGCTGGCTGCGGGGCTCCGACGAGGTCATGTCCTGCATCCAGAGGAAGCTGGGCATCAAGCCCGGGGAGACCACCGGCGACGGCAAGTTCTCCCTGTCCGAGGTGGAGTGTCTGGGAGCCTG from Bacillus rossius redtenbacheri isolate Brsri chromosome 1, Brsri_v3, whole genome shotgun sequence includes these protein-coding regions:
- the LOC134542614 gene encoding NADH dehydrogenase [ubiquinone] flavoprotein 2, mitochondrial isoform X2, with the translated sequence MLSSITKVGLFCRAGSRNLQTSSRLLSDNLFVHRDTKEDHPDVVFEFTEANKKRADAIVSIYPEGHQRAAVIPLLDLAQRQHGWLPIAAMHKVAEMLNMPRMRVYEVATFYTMFNRKPMGKYHVQVCTTTPCWLRGSDEVMSCIQRKLGIKPGETTGDGKFSLSEVECLGACVNAPMMQVNDDYYEDLTVKDTEEILRDLSQDKVPPAGPRSGRFAAEPLGGLTSLKEPPPGPGFGVRPDL
- the LOC134542614 gene encoding probable NADH dehydrogenase [ubiquinone] flavoprotein 2, mitochondrial isoform X1; this translates as MLSSITKVGLFCRAGSRNLQTSSRLLSDNLFVHRDTKEDHPDVVFEFTEANKKRADAIVSIYPEGHQRAAVIPLLDLAQRQHGWLPIAAMHKVAEMLNMPRMRVYEVATFYTMFNRKPMGKYHVQVCTTTPCWLRGSDEVMSCIQRKLGIKPGETTGDGKFSLSEVECLGACVNAPMMQVNDDYYEDLTVKDTEEILRDLSQDKVPPAGPRYMLFCVVLIEMCTTLFYTKMLMQGGQRLGQLVKVREFETSHGKPGKVRDFYDGSGNFLS